A genomic region of Candidatus Effluviviaceae Genus I sp. contains the following coding sequences:
- a CDS encoding phosphoribosylformylglycinamidine cyclo-ligase, with protein sequence MSDKRDDAGTAYRDAGVDIDAGQKAVTLMHDAVRSTWDAGVLGQYGAFAGLYAQSAREGMGDILAVTIDGVGTKVKVGVMCGRYDTVGQDLVNHCVNDLLVQRARPLLFADYFACSKIDPEMVAAAVSGMAEACRAANCSLIAGETAEMPGVYAPGEIDIAGCMIGLAKGEELECAEPVAPGDALIGLESSGLHTNGYSLARKILFETAGYGVDTRVAELGCTVGEELLKIHRPYFPLLHTFLGDPRVHGLAHLTGGGFYDNVARILPEECGARIERGSWSVPPVFRLLQAIGKLPDSEAYRVFNMGIGMVLAVDPGCVDDIAALVTRLGCPTHVIGEVTEGESQVTVE encoded by the coding sequence TTGTCGGACAAGCGCGACGACGCAGGGACCGCCTACCGCGACGCGGGCGTGGACATCGACGCCGGACAGAAGGCGGTCACGCTCATGCACGACGCCGTGCGCTCGACGTGGGACGCGGGCGTGCTCGGCCAGTACGGCGCGTTCGCAGGGCTCTACGCGCAGAGCGCCCGCGAGGGCATGGGCGACATCCTCGCCGTCACCATTGACGGCGTGGGGACGAAGGTGAAGGTCGGGGTCATGTGCGGCCGGTACGACACGGTCGGGCAGGACCTCGTCAACCACTGCGTCAACGACCTCCTCGTCCAGCGCGCGCGCCCGCTCCTCTTCGCCGACTACTTCGCCTGTTCGAAGATCGACCCGGAGATGGTCGCCGCCGCGGTGAGCGGCATGGCCGAGGCGTGCCGCGCCGCCAACTGCAGCCTCATCGCCGGCGAGACCGCCGAGATGCCCGGCGTGTACGCGCCCGGCGAGATCGACATCGCAGGCTGCATGATCGGCCTGGCGAAGGGCGAGGAGCTGGAGTGCGCCGAGCCGGTCGCCCCCGGCGACGCGCTCATCGGCCTCGAGTCGTCGGGCCTCCACACGAACGGCTACTCCCTCGCCAGGAAGATCCTCTTCGAGACGGCGGGCTACGGCGTGGACACGCGCGTCGCCGAGCTCGGCTGCACCGTGGGGGAGGAGCTTCTCAAGATCCACCGCCCGTACTTCCCCCTGCTCCACACGTTCCTCGGCGACCCTCGCGTGCACGGGCTCGCGCACCTCACCGGCGGCGGGTTCTACGACAACGTCGCCCGCATCCTGCCGGAGGAGTGCGGCGCGCGTATCGAAAGAGGCTCGTGGAGCGTGCCGCCCGTCTTCCGGCTCCTGCAGGCCATCGGGAAGCTACCCGACAGCGAGGCCTACCGCGTGTTCAACATGGGCATCGGGATGGTCCTCGCGGTGGACCCGGGATGCGTGGACGACATCGCCGCGCTCGTCACGCGCCTCGGCTGTCCCACGCACGTCATCGGCGAGGTGACGGAGGGCGAGTCGCAGGTCACCGTCGAGTGA